A stretch of DNA from Puniceicoccaceae bacterium:
AATATTCGTTCAGGACGCGAACGTCTTTACCAGCTCGACCCCGCTCCGTTTGATGCCATGAAACACTACCTCGACCGTGTCTCCACACAATGGGATGAGGCCCTTGGTCGTCTGAAAACTTTCGTCGAGCAGGAACAGCCGAGTTCAGAATCCTGAGCTGTTTCGAACGCAATCACTGTCATTGTTGATTTTTATAATTCTCACATTGACAGCTGTGTCTGCGCGATTTCCGGTTGTTGGAAAATCTCCCATCCCATCATGCTGGACTCCATTATCACTGAAGCCATCGAGCAGAGCGTGCTCTGCTGGCTGGCGACTCTGTCTTCCGACGGTTTTCCCAATGTCTCTCCCAAGGAAGCCTTCACCTGCGATGCCAACGGTCGCCTGCTCATCGCACACATTGCCTCACCCCAAAGCATTCGGAATATTCAGGCAAATCCGAATGTCTGCGTGAGTTTCGTCAACATCTTCACCCAAAAGGGCTACAAGATCAAAGGAACCGCCACGATGCTGAAACCAGGGCATGCAGATTGGGAATCCGCTCTTGGCAAATTGACCGATAAAATCGGTACGTCCTATCCCATTCATGGCATCATATCGCTCAGACCCAAGCAAACCGAACCCATCATCGCCCCAAGTTACCGTCTGTTCCCGGATACCACCGAAACTGATCGCATCGCGGATTCCCTTCAAACCTACCGGGTGGCCGACTACCAATCGAGGGCAATCCAAGGAAAGTGATGCTCTACCAACCTCGACGCTTGAACCCATCAATGGGCAACCCAGACCCCCAAAAGAAGAATTCAGTTCAACATCCTCATGTCACCGACGCACTTGTTTCAACGGATGCTACCGAGTAGGGTGAGTTCATGTTCACACAATCCAGCTTGCTTCAGGATCTCAGAAACCTCGGCGTGAAGCCGGGTGATCACCTGATGGTGCACTCGTCTCTGCGTGCTGTAGGCACTGTTCAGAATGGCGCGGATGCAGTGATCGACGCATTGATGCAAGCTGTGTCTATGGGAATGCTCATACTCCCCACTCACACTTGGCGGGAGTGGAACAATGCCGACGGCATTTTCGATCCAGCCACCGAACCTTCCTGCGTGGGAGCGTTGACGGAGCTGTTCCGCAAACGAGCCGAC
This window harbors:
- a CDS encoding pyridoxamine 5'-phosphate oxidase family protein, producing the protein MLDSIITEAIEQSVLCWLATLSSDGFPNVSPKEAFTCDANGRLLIAHIASPQSIRNIQANPNVCVSFVNIFTQKGYKIKGTATMLKPGHADWESALGKLTDKIGTSYPIHGIISLRPKQTEPIIAPSYRLFPDTTETDRIADSLQTYRVADYQSRAIQGK